A single region of the Ziziphus jujuba cultivar Dongzao chromosome 10, ASM3175591v1 genome encodes:
- the LOC132799763 gene encoding protein ALP1-like, with product MDRRKLAALLMLPNDKALEYFCTCFIVVGFMYMYVAMRLRNDRGARNRINRTAELRSSFVTSLLDNDVNCISQLRMDRRTFGILCQLLRHDGYVKRDGTVTLEEQVCIFLHIIAHHTKNRTIITRFNRSGETVSRYFNSVLNGVLRLHGTLLRHPEPVSDNCSDDRWKIFKNCLGALDGTYIKVNVPEIDKPRYRTRKGEIATNVLGVCNPNMEFIFVLPGWEGSASDSRVLRDALSRPNGLKVPTGYYYLVDAGYTNGEGFLAPYRGTRYHLSEWRDGCAPANHEEYFNMKHASARNIIERCFGVLKMRWAILRSPSFYPISIQIKIITACCLIHNLIRREMALDPGEAEFDMSNDADISGDEDIIGSIGSSDQWTNWRNELARHMFDEWRSRRG from the exons ATGGATCGAAGAAAATTAGCGGCATTATTGATGCTTCCAAATGATAAGGCATTAGAATATTTTTGTACATGCTTTATAGTTGTCGggtttatgtacatgtatgtagcAATGCGATTGAGAAATGATAGAGGTGCTAGGAATCGAATAAATAGGACTGCAGAGTTGCGTTCGTCTTTTGTAACTAGTTTGTTGGACAATGATGTTAACTGTATTAGTCAACttaggatggataggagaacatttggtattttatgTCAGTTATTACGCCATGATGGATATGTTAAAAGAGATGGTActgttacattggaagagcaagtgtgcatatttttgcatataattgctcatcatacaaAGAACCGTACAATTATCACTAGATTCAATAGATCGGGGGAAACAgttagtagatatttcaattcagtGTTGAATGGAGTGTTACGTTTACATGGGACATTGTTGAGGCATCCTGAACCTGTGTCAGATAATTGTtcggatgatagatggaaaatatttaag aattgtttgggagcattagatggaacttatattaaggttaATGTACCCGAAATCGATAAGCCGAGATATCGAACCAGGAAGGGTGAGATAGCCACAAATGTCTTAGGTGTATGTAACCCAAATATGgaattcatatttgtattacctggtTGGGAAGGTTCCGCTTCAGACTCAAGAGTACTTcgagatgcattaagtaggccaaatggaTTAAAAGTACCCACCG gttattattatttagtggatgctggttacactaatggtgaaggatttcttgcaccatataggggaacaagatatcacctttccgaatggagagatggttgtgcaccTGCAAATCATGAAGAGTATTTCAATATGAAGCATGCATCTGCTAGAAATATAATAGAAAGATGTTTTGGGGTTCTAAAAATGCGatgggcaattttaagaagtccatcgttctatccaatttcaatccaaattaaGATAATTACTGCATGTTGTTTGATACATAATCTTATTAGGAGAGAAATGGCACTTGATCCTGGAGAAGCTGAATTTGATATGAGTAACGATGCTGACATAAGTGGGGATGAAGATATTATAGGGTCAATTGGTTCTTCGGATCAATGGACTAATTGGAGAAATGAGTTAGCTAGGCATATGTTTGATGAGTGGAGAAGTCGTCGTGGTTAA
- the LOC132799671 gene encoding pyridoxal 5'-phosphate synthase subunit PDX1-like, translating into MGLFCFCRKTNKAPKKKTKYETKVERAFGLHGGTVVNVENKEQACLAEEGGACAVTVTLVTRINGMNPIFEISKPLTDKIKEIKKAISIPVIARCRIGHSGDASILEAIGVDYIDESEFVRDDKTKIWVRNRIHLNKHKYVTPFICGCKNLEEALKRISEGAALLRIQQTWEDCRDAVTGIAEEISKLKGMSTTELMDFSKKISIPYGIVRKTKKLGKLPVPHFAAGNINTPAECVMMRNLGVDGIFLNDLLQIWRMEYFKPIIDAVRHHNDPEVLRTYAW; encoded by the coding sequence ATGGGTCTCTTTTGTTTTTGCAGGAAAACTAATAAAGCTCCAAAGAAGAAGACCAAATACGAAACCAAAGTCGAACGAGCATTTGGCCTCCATGGGGGAACTGTGGTGAATGTCGAAAATAAGGAGCAAGCTTGTCTTGCGGAAGAGGGCGGGGCATGCGCTGTGACAGTAACGTTGGTGACCAGGATTAATGGTATGAACCCCATCTTTGAGATATCAAAACCCCTGACTGATAAGATAAAGGAAATTAAGAAGGCCATATCTATTCCGGTTATAGCAAGATGCCGAATCGGACACTCGGGCGATGCCAGCATACTCGAAGCCATCGGCGTCGATTACATCGATGAAAGCGAGTTTGTCAGAGATGACAAGACCAAAATATGGGTTCGGAATCGCATCCACCTGAACAAGCACAAGTACGTGACACCTTTCATTTGCGGTTGTAAGAATCTGGAAGAGGCATTGAAGAGGATCAGCGAAGGCGCGGCTTTGTTGAGGATCCAACAGACATGGGAAGATTGCAGAGATGCGGTGACGGGGATCGCCGAGGAGATAAGCAAACTGAAGGGTATGAGCACGACTGAACTGATGGATTTCTCCAAAAAGATATCAATACCATACGGCATCGTCAGGAAGACGAAGAAATTGGGGAAGCTTCCTGTGCCACATTTTGCTGCCGGCAACATCAACACTCCTGCAGAATGTGTGATGATGAGGAATCTTGGGGTGGATGGGATTTTTCTGAATGATCTCCTCCAGATTTGGAGAATGGAGTATTTTAAGCCCATCATTGATGCTGTTAGACACCACAACGACCCCGAAGTGCTCCGCACCTACGCCTGGTGA